The nucleotide sequence GACTAATTTTATCAGTTAATAAAGGTAGTACACATGAGCCTAGAGTTGTTGTAATTGAGTACAACGGGGACAATTCTACAAGTGATAAAACTGTATTAGTTGGTAAAGGGATTACTTTCGATACTGGTGGAGTAAACACAAAAGGATACTACATGAATGGTATGAAATTTGACATGTCTGGTAGTGTTATTGTAGCCTACGCAGTGAAAGCTGTAGCTCAATTAGAAGCTAAAACTAATGTTTCAGCCGTAATGATGATTACTGACAATAGATTAGATGGAGATGCTTCTTTACCAGAAAATATTTACCAATCAATGTCAGGTAAATGAGTAGAAGTTACCGACACCGATGCGGAGGGAAGATTAGTACTAGCAGATGGATTGTATTATGGTGCGACTGAACTTGGAGCAACTACATTAGTAGATGTAGCTACACTAACTGGTTCATTAAGATACGCATTAGGTTCAGAGTACACAGGGGTATGATCAACTAGTGATGAAAATTGAGATAAATTTAATTTAGCTGCAAAACGTGCACAAGAAAAAGTATGAAGAATGCCAATGCATGCAGATTACCACAGAACAAACTTATCATCAAAAGTTGCTGATTTGGCAAATTACTCAAGTGCAAGCAAATCAGATTCAAACAGTGCCGCAATGTTTTTAAAAGAGTTTACTAACAACGTACCTTATATTCATTGTGATGTCGCCTTTACTGCAGATATAGCTGGGGAACCTCAAGGTGCATTAATTGGGACTTTATTAGAATTTGTTAAAGGAGAATGTTGATGCAAATAGGTTCATTAAAGGAAGCTAGTCGCTTAATTGAAAAGTACGATTCAATTGTTATTTTTCACCACATCAGACCAGACGGGGACTGTTTAGGTTCGCAGTTTGGACTGAAAGAACTTTTAAATATTAATTTTCCTGATAAAAAAGTTTATGCAATTGGGGACACTAAGGGATCGTTTAAGTTTCTTAATCTAGAACACGACGCTATCCCAAGTCCAGAAATTTTAAGTAAATCATTAGCGATTATTGTCGATGCTAATTTTAAAGATCGAATTGAATGTCGTGAATTATTAGACTCAGAAATTTTTCCTGAAACATTGAGAATTGACCACCATCCTAATGATGATGACTTATATAATTGTACTCGTTGAGTAGATTCAAGTTATATCGCTGCTGATGAAATGGTGACTGAACTTGCTTTTGAAAACAATTGAAAAGTAACACCAAAAGCAGCTTCATATTTATATTTAGGAATCAACACTGACTCAGGTAGATTTTTATTTGATAAAACAAGTGCTCGAACATTTAGATTAGTTGCATTTTTATACGACAATGGTTTAAATGCTGATTTCATTCATCGAAATTTAGCAGCTGTCACTTTAGAAGATTTAAAATATAATGCTTGATTAATGAGTACACTCAAAACTCGCGACGGGGTTGCTTATATTCAAAACGATTTAGAGAACACTTACAGATTTAATAAAACACCTCAATCATCTATTAGAGTAAATTCAATCGCAAATATTATTGGTTATCCAATTTGAGTTCAATTTACTGAAGAAGAAGACAAAAGAGTCCGTGTTGAATTTAGATCAAATGGTCCAATCGTTCGCAATGTTGCACTCAAATGAGGTGGTGGTGGACACGAAAGAGCAAGTGGAGCCATGATTAATTCATTAGATTTAGTAGAACAAGTTATTGATGATTGTGCGTTAGAAGTTCAAAATTATTTAAATGAGCAAAAATAATAACTCGTGGTTTAATACCACGTTTTATTTTGTAAAATATACACATGAAAAATAAATTCTGACCTCTTTTTATTTTCGTTCTAAAAGTCATGATTATCGGTTTTGGTGGCGGAAACGCAATAATGCCTGTGATAAAAAGCGAAGCAGTTGAAAAGAAAAAATGATTAACAATCGAAGAATTCGACCGCATGGTTATTGTCACCAATATGTTACCGGGACCGTCTGTGATTCAAGCGATCAGTTTTTTAGCGATTAAAAATTTAGGAATTTTTAAAGGAATCATTTTAACTCTTTTTGCGATCTTTCCGCACATTTTAATCGCTTTAGTTTTATATTTGCTTGCTAGCTATTTGCCAATCAACTATTTATATGCTATCAGCATTGGGGCTCTTTCAGTTATTGCTGGAGTACTTTTAAGTTTCGGATGAAGCTATATGACTAAATCAAAAAATATGATGAACACACCTTTATGACTATTAACTTTTTTGGTGACACTTGTCTTTTGTGTATTTGTCCCCTCTCCATTTAACTTACCAATTTTTGTTATGATACTTTTCTTTCTCATTTTAGGTGTAGTTGAATTTTGTTTATTCAAAAAAAGCAAAAAAATCCAAAAAGGGGACAAATAAAATGATATTAGCTATTTCTTTTTTGCTTTTAGGTCTTATTATAATTAGTCTTACCGTTTTTGGTGGTGGACAAGTTTTTATGCCTATATTTAAGTGATTTTGAGAAATTCTGAATGATAGTTTCGGGATTAGAATCACGGAAGCACAAATCGATTCGATCTTTACAATTTCGAATGTAACCCCTGGGGTACTCTCAACAAAGTTTTCTCTTTTTAGTGGGATTTTGTTTTCGAATAATTTAGATGGACAAGCACAATGGTGGGGATTCCTACTTATGTTTTTAACTTATAGTGTGTTTTGTTTACCAGCTATCTTTATTATGTATTTCTCCGCAAAATATTTAAAAAAATTTGAAGATAAAAAATATATTAAATCTCTATTATTGTTAATGAAACCCATCGTAGCAGGCATCATCATTTCTATTTCAATTCAATTATTTATTAATTGTTTATTACCTTTTATTAACTTTAACGGTTCTAAAGGTTATTTAGTCATTAATCATAATTCAACCAAAAGTTCGTTTTTCAGCGGTTGAAGATTATATGTTATTTTTGCTTATGTTCCAATTATGTTTTTATTAGGAATGTATTTGTATAATAAAAAAATATCGTTATTTTGAATAATATTAATCGGAGTCGTGAGTTCAATTATTGTTTTTATGCCGTGATTAAAGTAAAAAAGTAGCTTTTTACAGCTACTTTTTTCTATTTTCCTAAAGTTAATAAGCTTAAAAAGCTTTCTGCTTCTAGTGAAGCACCACCTACAAGGAATCCGTCAATGTGTGGTTGTGAGTGTAAATCTTCAATGTTTTTTGGATTAACGCTGCCACCATATTGTAATACTAAGTCTTGTGATGTAATTGATTTAATAAATTCACAAACGTTTTCAGCAATTTCAGGTGTTGCAACTTTGCCTGTCCCGATTGCTCAAACAGGTTCATAAGCAACGATAATTTTGCTTAAATCTAAGTCTTTTAATGAGTTTTCAATTTGTGTTCTGACAACTTCTTGAGTTTTCCCTGCTTGATATTCTTCTAATGTTTCACCAACACAAATTACAGGTACTAATCCTTTTTCAATTGCTAATTTAGCTTTATTATTTACTAATTCATCAGTTTCGTGGTGATATGTACGACGTTCTGAGTGACCTAAAATAACGTATTTAACATTTAAGTCTAATAACATATCAGCACTGATTTCTCCAGTATATGCACCTTTTTGGTGTTGTGACATGTCTTGAGCACTAAATTGCAATTCAGCAACTGTGTTACTTTGTGCAGCAGATAAATTTGTAAAAGGTAAAGCAACAGCGAAATCTAGGTTTGAGTATACTTTATCTTTGTTTTGATTATAAAGTGAAGCGAATTCTGAAATGAATTTTAATGTTTCAGAATAAGTTTTATTCATTTTTCAATTACCAATAATTACAGTTTTTTTCATCTTGTTTCTCCGTTTCTTTTAAAATTATAATATATATAAAATATTTTAAAAAAAACTAATATAAAAGGATATTGTTATGGTATTAAAAACATCCAATAAAATTGAAATAAAAAATAACAAGTTTAAACTTGATGATTGCACCCAAAATGTCCAAGTGAATCAAATTTTCAAAGTCATTGGTCCAAATAAATCTGTTAATGCTCAAGTTACTGAAATTAATAAACAAAGTGCTGTTTTTAAATTGTATGATCCTAAAATTGATGACTTTGATTTATTTGTTTTTGACCTAGATGGGACACTTTTAAATCATGAATCTGAAATTT is from Mycoplasmopsis pullorum and encodes:
- a CDS encoding M17 family metallopeptidase, which codes for MIRKLNNKLNEELFTLKAQYHDVDLANSWIVKKNGHVTEDVEKKELYIYIDKENTSIEELQKLFLGLSSKVKRDTQIDLDSFVRENVTLEQILQIAVLKINFSLATLFKKSINPVKVGHNKIELYASQADDLQKLFNKFLVISQAINDCRNLQIMPENFLNSEVLAQKIVDDFQGIKNLKVKVLDKKDIEAHKMGLILSVNKGSTHEPRVVVIEYNGDNSTSDKTVLVGKGITFDTGGVNTKGYYMNGMKFDMSGSVIVAYAVKAVAQLEAKTNVSAVMMITDNRLDGDASLPENIYQSMSGKWVEVTDTDAEGRLVLADGLYYGATELGATTLVDVATLTGSLRYALGSEYTGVWSTSDENWDKFNLAAKRAQEKVWRMPMHADYHRTNLSSKVADLANYSSASKSDSNSAAMFLKEFTNNVPYIHCDVAFTADIAGEPQGALIGTLLEFVKGECWCK
- a CDS encoding DHH family phosphoesterase, whose product is MQIGSLKEASRLIEKYDSIVIFHHIRPDGDCLGSQFGLKELLNINFPDKKVYAIGDTKGSFKFLNLEHDAIPSPEILSKSLAIIVDANFKDRIECRELLDSEIFPETLRIDHHPNDDDLYNCTRWVDSSYIAADEMVTELAFENNWKVTPKAASYLYLGINTDSGRFLFDKTSARTFRLVAFLYDNGLNADFIHRNLAAVTLEDLKYNAWLMSTLKTRDGVAYIQNDLENTYRFNKTPQSSIRVNSIANIIGYPIWVQFTEEEDKRVRVEFRSNGPIVRNVALKWGGGGHERASGAMINSLDLVEQVIDDCALEVQNYLNEQK
- a CDS encoding chromate transporter, with translation MKNKFWPLFIFVLKVMIIGFGGGNAIMPVIKSEAVEKKKWLTIEEFDRMVIVTNMLPGPSVIQAISFLAIKNLGIFKGIILTLFAIFPHILIALVLYLLASYLPINYLYAISIGALSVIAGVLLSFGWSYMTKSKNMMNTPLWLLTFLVTLVFCVFVPSPFNLPIFVMILFFLILGVVEFCLFKKSKKIQKGDK
- a CDS encoding chromate transporter — encoded protein: MILAISFLLLGLIIISLTVFGGGQVFMPIFKWFWEILNDSFGIRITEAQIDSIFTISNVTPGVLSTKFSLFSGILFSNNLDGQAQWWGFLLMFLTYSVFCLPAIFIMYFSAKYLKKFEDKKYIKSLLLLMKPIVAGIIISISIQLFINCLLPFINFNGSKGYLVINHNSTKSSFFSGWRLYVIFAYVPIMFLLGMYLYNKKISLFWIILIGVVSSIIVFMPWLK
- the tpiA gene encoding triose-phosphate isomerase; this encodes MKKTVIIGNWKMNKTYSETLKFISEFASLYNQNKDKVYSNLDFAVALPFTNLSAAQSNTVAELQFSAQDMSQHQKGAYTGEISADMLLDLNVKYVILGHSERRTYHHETDELVNNKAKLAIEKGLVPVICVGETLEEYQAGKTQEVVRTQIENSLKDLDLSKIIVAYEPVWAIGTGKVATPEIAENVCEFIKSITSQDLVLQYGGSVNPKNIEDLHSQPHIDGFLVGGASLEAESFLSLLTLGK
- a CDS encoding HAD family hydrolase; protein product: MVLKTSNKIEIKNNKFKLDDCTQNVQVNQIFKVIGPNKSVNAQVTEINKQSAVFKLYDPKIDDFDLFVFDLDGTLLNHESEIFESSINTIKKLSQIGKKIILATGRPIYTGKKYAEETGLKTECVFSNGGMTYDLISDSITDLVGIPDGGSSRNLWFLNC